The following is a genomic window from Anaerolineales bacterium.
GTCTTTGGACCACCTGTTCCTAGACTTAAAGGGAATCCCGACTCTTGTTGAAGTCAAACGGGCAACAGATACTCGCTCTCGAAGAGAAGTCGTCGCTCAAATGCTCGACTATGCTGCAAATGCAATCATCCATTGGCCAATTGAACGCATCCAAACTGAATTCGAAAAAACTGCGGGAAGTCTAGGAGCAGATCCTGGGCAAGTGCTACAAAACTTCTTGGAAGAAAGTACTAGCCCAGAGGAATTCTGGAACGCCGTGAAAACCAACCTTCTTGCTGGCAAGATAAGGATGCTCTTCGTCGCAGATGAGATCCAGAAGGAACTGAAAAGGATTATAGAATTTCTTAATGAACAAATGGACCCCGCTGAAGTTCTGGGAATAGAAATAAGGCAATTTTCAGGTGGAGGTGTCAAATCACTCGTACCCGAGCTAGTCGGGCAAACAATGATTTCAGAAATCCGAAAATCAGGCAACAGTAAACAGTGGGATGAAGAAAGCTTCTTTTCGACATTAGAGGAGCGAAACAACGAGAGGGAACTGAATCTGATTCGCAATCTCTACAATTGGGCGTTACAAAACAAGGTAAAAGTTATCTGGGGCAAGGGGAAAAGAACACCGACATTTACTCTATTCGATGAACGCGACAATAGGACTCTCCCCATATTTCGTATTTGGGCTTCAGAGATTACGTACTTAGAAATTCTGTTTGGCAGGTATGCCAAAGAAGTCACGGAGCTTATCACGCAGGAAAGCAGAAGAGACTTCGCTGACCGGATAACAGAAGCAACTGGAAAAAATTTCACAGACGACGAAATAGAAAAATATCCTAGCATTCATATTGCAACACTCAGCGAAAACCAAGTAAAAGATCTTCTAAAAGTATACGATTGGTATTTAAGCATCCTAAGGAAGTCTTAGTGAAAGATCACTTCAACGACCTCCTTGCTTGGCGCACGCAGCGTGAAGCCAGCTTGCGCGGCGAGTACAGCTGGCTGGCCCTGGCGGGTTTGGGCTGGCTGGAGGACGGCGCCAACTCCGTGGGCAGTGCCCCCGACAGTCGCGTACAGCTGCCGCCGCGCTTTCCCAGCCTGGCTGGCGTGCTGCACTTGCAGAACGGCGCAGCGGAACTGGAACCCGCCCCAGGCGTCGCCTGGCGGCTGGGGGAGCAACCGCCGCTCAGCGGCCGCAGCGCCGCGCTGCGCGATGACTCTGGCGGCCAGCCTGACCTGCTGTATTTGGACGACCTGCGCCTGGTAGTCATCGAGCGCGCCGGGCGCCTGGCGGCCCGCCTATGGGACCCGCAGCACCCCACCCGGCTCAACTTTCCTGGCTGCATCTGGTATCCGCCCGCGCCGGAGCTGCGCTTGCTGGCCCGGGTGGAACTCTACCAACCACCCAAACCCGTACAAATTGTGCAAATCACCGGTGGTGAATACACCGCCCATATGCAAGCCACCCTGGCCTTCGAGATCGATGGCAAAACCCATCGCCTGGACGCGGAACAGATGCAGGATGGGCGCTATAACCTCATGTTTAGGGATACCACTGCCGGCAAAACCACTTACGGCGCTGGGCGTTTCCTGATCAGTGAGCAGCCTGCGGGCGATACAGTCATCCTCGACTTCAACTATGCCTACAGTCCACCCTGCGCCTTCACAGAATTTGCCACTTGTCCCCTGCCCGTGCCGCAAAACATCCTGCCCATCCCCATCGAAGCGGGCGAGCAAGCGACAGCGCACTAAGTAGATAAAGCCGCCGGTTGTTATAAACTAGAGCACCAAGAACCAACAAACCAGCGCCAAGAGCAAGGCTATCGGGGTCATCAGATTGCGCTCAGGCTTGCTGCGAGAGATTGCATTCATCAGCACACCCAGAGTGAAGTAGGCGGCCAGCGCCCAAATCGCCCAACCAGGCAGGTCAAACCCGGGTGAGACCAGACCGACCTGTGCCAATATCACCAGGGCGAACAAAGCATACAGCCCGATCGAGATTAAACTGCCTGCACGCAGATTGGCTGGCAGCACTTCGTGCTGGCCGCCCCAGGCAAAGCGCCCTAAAGGGCGCCCGACAACCAGCAGGAGTTGAAAAACGGCCAGCCCAGCCAGGATCAAAACAGCCAAATAAGCAAAAGTGGTTTCCATGAGCAGATTTTACTTCAGGCGAGATCGCAAAAAAAAAACAGGCTGCCGATTGGCAGCCTGTTTTTTTGAAGTACTCATCTTTTATCTAACGACTTTGAACTCAGTATAGTGGTAGTTGATCACCCGGGGTCCGCTATCGCTCACCCGGATCATGTCCTTGCCATTGAGCACCTTGCTCTTCTTTCCTTGTGCAGTCCATTCGATGTTGTAGAAGTTGCCGTTCTGAGTCACCTTGGTGGGGGTAAAGGTGGCGCCGGGCAGCTTGTTGTTGAACAAGCGAATGTACCAATTGGCGATCGCCTTGGTGCCGCTGAAAGCACGCTCCTCAGCCACCAGCTTGCTGGTGCTGCTGTACAAGGCGGCTGCCTGGTTGGCATTGGCTTTGTTCAAGGCGGCAAAGTACTGGTCCACAACGCCCCCGTTGGGTGCCGGCAGGGCCTGCTGCTGTTCGGGAGACAGCATGGGCTTCAGATACGGACGGGCGTCCACCAATGGGATGGGCGGTGCGGTTTCCATCTTCCAGTTGGTGTAGTACTCCGGTCCGCGCGTGGTGGTGTAAACCAGCGCGATCCAGCGGCCCTCGCCAATCTTGCCCCACACGCTGGAACCCTGCGGGCGATACTCGGTGACCGTGGCGGTCTGTCCCTTGGTCATGCGGTCCACAATCGGGTTGTGCGTGCCGGGCGCCTTGCGCACATTCAGCCGGTCAGAAATCACCACGGTGGCCTTGAACGGCAATGCCGGGAAGAACTCCACGCGCTCCTTGGGGACCCAACCGGCGCCCGGGCGGCCCAGGTTGGGGAACACCAGGTCCCGGCCGGTCGTCTTGAGCAGGCTGCCATCTTTGCCCACCGCGGTGAACGCACTCACCAGCCAGGGAGTGTCTTCGTAGTTCAGTTGGGCAGGCGCCGGCGGGGCGGATTGGAAATCCACCAAGCGCAGGCGCACTGATCCGGACTTCTCCTCCACAACCTCATACACGTTGCCCGTGGCGCCAATTGCCTCGGCCACAGTATCGCCGTTGTAATTGGCCAGGTTGGCAGGGAAAGGGCTCTGGTTGTTGCGTGGGTTGAACAGGCCGGCCGCAATGCGCTCCAAATGCGTGTACTGCTGCGGGTTGGAAGCCCGCAGGAATTGCGCCCAGGCACGCGAATAAGCATAGGCGCCGTCGCCACCGTTGGGGTTGGTCCAATGGGCTACCACAGCCGGGTAGCTGTCCAGCGAAAAGGCCGCGTTCCAGTCCGAGCGCTCCATGCGGGAGCGAACGCGCTTGCCGGTGACCGGGTCGGTCATCCACTGCTTGTCATGCTTCAAACGAATATAGATCGTCTTGGAGCTGGGTTCAGGTTGCGGTTGAGGTTCAGGTTGCGGTTGAGGTTCAGGTTGCGGCTGCGGTTCCGGCTGAGGCTCGGGTTGCGGCTCAGGCTGGGGGTTCACCCCGCCCCACTGAAAGGCCTGCACGGCCGCGTACAACTTGCCCCCATCCAGCAGCGCGTTGCTCCACTCCCAGAAATTGGCTCCCGGCAAGCCCATGGCACGCGCTTCATTGAGGAACTCGGTGATCTCCGCCGGTTTGGCGCGCCAGCCCTGCTCACCATAAGCAGAGCCGCAGGGCACAATGGTCATATTGGGCTTCAGGGCGCGATACTCCTGCACGCAGCGCCGCAGCTGCTGGGCCGCATTGGTGGCGCCCTGCCAGTACACGCCAGGCATATTGAAATCACAAAAATCCAAAAAGGTCTTGAACGGAAATGGCGCGTGCAGTGTGGGGAAACGATAGCTGATCAGCGCCACCGGCGTATTGGGCAGTTCCTGCTTCAAGCGCTGCATGTACTTCTTGGCCACGTTGGTCATGCCCGCCGCCTTGAACTCATGCTCGGCATTCACGACGAA
Proteins encoded in this region:
- a CDS encoding DUF1684 domain-containing protein; its protein translation is MKDHFNDLLAWRTQREASLRGEYSWLALAGLGWLEDGANSVGSAPDSRVQLPPRFPSLAGVLHLQNGAAELEPAPGVAWRLGEQPPLSGRSAALRDDSGGQPDLLYLDDLRLVVIERAGRLAARLWDPQHPTRLNFPGCIWYPPAPELRLLARVELYQPPKPVQIVQITGGEYTAHMQATLAFEIDGKTHRLDAEQMQDGRYNLMFRDTTAGKTTYGAGRFLISEQPAGDTVILDFNYAYSPPCAFTEFATCPLPVPQNILPIPIEAGEQATAH
- a CDS encoding nuclear transport factor 2 family protein, giving the protein MAITGKGMYIWKVRDVYGGDVVKIADRAKADGLTHVVIKIADGQYRYNITNGVDMGAALVPLLKARGIKAWGWQYVYGRDAEAEARTAATLTKQLGLAGFVVNAEHEFKAAGMTNVAKKYMQRLKQELPNTPVALISYRFPTLHAPFPFKTFLDFCDFNMPGVYWQGATNAAQQLRRCVQEYRALKPNMTIVPCGSAYGEQGWRAKPAEITEFLNEARAMGLPGANFWEWSNALLDGGKLYAAVQAFQWGGVNPQPEPQPEPQPEPQPQPEPQPQPEPQPQPEPSSKTIYIRLKHDKQWMTDPVTGKRVRSRMERSDWNAAFSLDSYPAVVAHWTNPNGGDGAYAYSRAWAQFLRASNPQQYTHLERIAAGLFNPRNNQSPFPANLANYNGDTVAEAIGATGNVYEVVEEKSGSVRLRLVDFQSAPPAPAQLNYEDTPWLVSAFTAVGKDGSLLKTTGRDLVFPNLGRPGAGWVPKERVEFFPALPFKATVVISDRLNVRKAPGTHNPIVDRMTKGQTATVTEYRPQGSSVWGKIGEGRWIALVYTTTRGPEYYTNWKMETAPPIPLVDARPYLKPMLSPEQQQALPAPNGGVVDQYFAALNKANANQAAALYSSTSKLVAEERAFSGTKAIANWYIRLFNNKLPGATFTPTKVTQNGNFYNIEWTAQGKKSKVLNGKDMIRVSDSGPRVINYHYTEFKVVR